A genomic stretch from Lathyrus oleraceus cultivar Zhongwan6 chromosome 2, CAAS_Psat_ZW6_1.0, whole genome shotgun sequence includes:
- the LOC127118619 gene encoding uncharacterized aarF domain-containing protein kinase At5g05200, chloroplastic yields MAVSGLRSGALPLIHHHRLRSPLASPSLVKLSVRSKSKGFTLFARYAQTQDIFSSRRFQDSIEKLPKLVEDIVQTSVETGPRGVIRLAQGVQAFLGVGQEWLTDASKSTNSSAGLPKELQLGLVSPFYLRRLFERLGATYIKLGQFIASAPTLFPAEYVQEFQNCFDRAPPVPFEEIQSILRKELGRPIESVYEYVDPTPLASASIAQVHGARLKGSQEDVVIKVLKPGIEDILVADLNFVYVVARILEFLNPEISRTSLVGIVKDIRESMLEEVDFYKEAANIEAFRRYLEATGLTGQATAPKVYKNCSTRQVLTMQRLYGVPLTDLDSISSLVTSPETSVITALNVWFGSLLACESFHADVHAGNLWLLRDGRIGYLDFGIVGRISPKTWAAMEVFLGSIAIEDYDSMASSLIQMGATSNDVNANAFSRDLEKVFSSIKELDTEVVVATRSGTARNPAAISANVVVDERQMNALFLDVVRVSESYGLKFPREFALLLKQLLYFDRYTRLLAPNLNMLQDQRISIASNRRSNYREI; encoded by the exons ATGGCGGTTTCGGGTTTGAGAAGTGGCGCTTTACCGTTAATTCATCATCACCGTCTTCGTTCACCATTGGCTTCTCCTTCCCTCGTGAAGCTCAGTGTTCGTTCGAAGTCCAAGGGATTCACTCTCTTTGCTCGCTACGCTCAAACTCAGGACATTTTCTCCTCTCGTCGATTCCAAG ATAGTATCGAAAAACTGCCCAAGCTTGTGGAAGACATTGTTCAGACATCTGTAGAGACGGGTCCTAGGGGTGTTATTAGGTTGGCTCAAGGTGTTCAAGCCTTCCTTGGAGTTGGTCAAGAGTGGTTAACTGATGCATCAAAG TCAACAAATTCATCTGCTGGGTTACCGAAAGAGTTGCAACTTGGTCTAGTGTCCCCCTTTTATTTGAGGAGGTTGTTTGAACGCCTCGGGGCAACCTACATTAAATTAGGACAG TTCATAGCATCCGCACCAACACTGTTTCCAGCTGAGTACGTACAAGAATTCCAGAACTGTTTTGATAGAGCTCCTCCAGTTCCTTTTGAGGAAATTCAATCAATATTGCGCAAGGAACTAGGAAGACCAATTGAAAGTGTTTACGAATATGTCGACCCAACACCCCTTGCTTCTGCGTCTATAGCACAG GTTCATGGTGCAAGGCTAAAAGGCTCACAGGAGGATGTGGTTATAAAGGTCTTAAAACCAGGAATAGAGGACATATTAGTGGCGGATCTTAATTTTGTTTATGTTGTTGCTCGGATATTGGAGTTCTTGAATCCTGAAATAAGTCGGACATCACTG GTTGGTATTGTGAAAGACATACGAGAATCTATGCTTGAAGAAGTTGACTTTTACAAGGAGGCTGCAAATATTGAGGCTTTCAGGAGATATTTAGAAGCAACGGGTCTCACTGGGCAAGCAACAGCTCCAAAAGTGTATAAAAACTGTAGTACACGTCAAGTTTTAACCATGCAAAGACTATATGGAGTTCCTCTTACTGATCTAGACTCCATTAGTTCATTAGTTACTAGCCCAGAAACAAGTGTTATAACTGCTCTCAATGTGTG GTTTGGAAGTTTGCTTGCATGTGAATCTTTTCATGCAGATGTACATGCTGGAAATCTGTGGCTTCTACGTGATGGCCGTATTGGATATCTTGACTTTG GAATTGTTGGTCGTATATCTCCCAAAACATGGGCTGCTATGGAAGTCTTCTTAGGATCAATTGCCATCGAAGATTATGACTCAATGGCATCTTCCTTAATTCAAATGGGTGCTACAAGCAACGATGTTAATGCTAATGCCTTTTCCAGAGATTTGGAGAAAGTGTTCTCATCAATTAAG GAGTTGGACACTGAAGTTGTTGTAGCAACTAGAAGTGGAACAGCCAGAAATCCAGCTGCTATCTCTGCTAATGTAGTTGTTGATGAGAGGCAGATGAATGCACTATTTCTCGATGTG GTTCGGGTTAGTGAATCTTATGGATTAAAGTTTCCTAGAGAGTTTGCGCTTCTCCTGAAGCAGCTCTTGTATTTTGACCGGTACACGCGGTTGTTGGCTCCCAATTTGAACATGCTTCAGGATCAGAGGATTTCTATTGCCTCAAACAGAAGAAGCAACTATAGAGAAATTTAA
- the LOC127118618 gene encoding protein ENHANCED DISEASE RESISTANCE 4 codes for MSTESVPKPRFVLCPKCWQLLQEAPDLDVYKCGGCGTTLQAKKRKSKAANSESSSNEIDAAPRNVSDLSPQENVLTEKATSCFSADFSSEGNVGRDQIENSEQPVITRENGLRETTFSSSGECSLEGNTERDQIENGNYNEEQPVISRENGLREKETSPSSGECSLDGNSERGQIENGEYDEERIGPLNLPDEELENVMDINKLSDIRRHTSSNNGFPNELPRCDTEASAESLADNSVEKENETNLKLEEQSNENMPLERAGNRLVSALEREDASDEISDLVAVKPEADINESDLEVTGELNHGNLSQGEDQKLIFVSDGQCVENEKLSLVGVSLATDVDGIDSGNASTSKRSSFENIAPEKRSILRVSPRELKLGTSDNRASSPENIRRSFDRVMSADTFDDTEVNNIGLKISDSLGDLTKSPTTRSSHAYDGSVSSNDGTDERSLGHNLYSFEGGSRKGKSVVNNQMQYQNEVLETTRHDHAPRTRTKKDEFPFKMPLRGNVSQSGYESGSPSNQIYDELYLSSSYVSPDSVEDPDQEKMKLLRMVYKLQDQLNRTRETYERPSVVNRISSYQSHDSHDGRFYHGLDYPSEDANASYSHGINMHQRRHNFSGIAPGNTLNVDHPSFNCYPQEQQRLGNFPPHFPYQREDLYRPHSAHSRVLSQHSYPSSPQWLMTKHVHGRETKSCDQRYRAPEMSYSREKPNASKRHYRPVAGGAPFVTCLKCLKLLQLPADFLLFKRVCHKLKCGACQEVLKFSLHNRIHIVSYAPNTVGLPSSELEVHNMLINGINSHAADPVSYSDDYGHSASKSYSSEGDPVSVAPFHHLRGGARGNPRVSPTTTEAITAKEKIASRGPSTSKTPSEKSSEIEEHESQPKTSALHQLMGYSSPSLVIRGDSSSVEGKKAMLSGEY; via the exons ATGTCTACTGAGTCAGTTCCAAAACCTCGATTCGTGTTATGTCCTAAATGCTGGCAGCTGCTTCAAGAGGCTCCGGATTTGGATGTGTACAAGTGCGGTGGATGTGGCACGACTCTTCAAG CTAAGAAAAGAAAAAGTAAAGCTGCGAACTCAGAATCCAGCTCGAATGAGATTGATGCAGCTCCTAGAAATGTATCGGATCTTAGTCCCCAAGAGAATGTTTTGACGGAAAAAGCAACCAGTTGTTTCTCTGCAGATTTTTCTTCTGAGGGAAATGTAGGAAGGGATCAAATCGAAAATAGTGAGCAGCCGGTTATTACTCGAGAGAATGGTTTAAGGGAAACAACTTTTTCTTCTTCGGGAGAATGTTCTTTGGAGGGAAATACAGAAAGGGATCAAATTGAAAATGGCAATTACAATGAAGAGCAACCAGTTATCTCTCGGGAGAATGGTTTGAGGGAAAAAGAAACTAGTCCTTCCTCGGGAGAATGTTCATTGGATGGAAATAGTGAAAGGGGACAAATTGAAAACGGTGAATACGATGAAGAGCGGATTGGACCATTGAACTTACCAGATGAAGAACTAGAAAATGTGATGGATATCAATAAGTTATCAGATATCAGAAGGCATACGTCGTCCAACAATGGTTTTCCAAATGAGCTCCCACGCTGTGATACTGAAGCCTCAGCCGAATCGTTGGCAGACAATTCAGTAGAAAAAGAGAATGAGACTAACTTGAAACTAGAAGAGCAGAGTAATGAAAACATGCCATTAGAAAGAGCAGGAAATCGGTTAGTTAGTGCATTGGAAAGAGAAGATGCCAGCGATGAAATATCAGATCTAGTAGCGGTGAAGCCTGAAGCAGACATTAATGAAAGTGATTTAGAAGTGACGGGAGAGTTAAATCATGGAAACTTGTCACAAGGAGAAGACCAGAAGTTAATTTTTGTATCAGATGGACAATGTGTCGAAAATGAGAAATTATCTCTAGTTGGTGTAAGCCTAGCAACAGATGTTGATGGGATCGATAGTGGAAATGCATCTACTTCTAAAAGGTCGAGTTTTGAGAACATTGCACCTGAAAAAAGAAGCATTTTACGTGTTTCTCCTCGTGAACTTAAACTAGGTACATCTGATAATCGTGCATCTTCACCTGAAAATATTCGCCGTAGCTTTGACCGTGTAATGTCTGCAGATACATTTGATGATACAGAAGTCAATAACATCGGTTTGAAGATTAGTGATTCACTGGGAGATTTGACTAAATCTCCAACCACTAGAAGTTCTCATGCTTATGATGGCAGTGTCTCTTCTAATGATGGGACGGACGAGCGGTCGCTCGGTCATAATTTATATTCTTTTGAGGGAGGCTCCAGAAAGGGAAAAAGCGTTGTTAATAATCAAATGCAATATCAAAATGAGGTGCTGGAGACGACAAGACATGATCATGCACCTCGGACGAGAACAAAAAAAGACGAGTTTCCATTCAAAATGCCTCTCCGTGGAAATGTTTCCCAATCTGGTTACGAAAGTGGTAGTCCGTCGAATCAAATATACGACGAACTTTACCTTAGTTCAAGCTATGTTTCACCTGACTCTGTTGAGGACCCTGATCAGGAGAAGATGAAACTGTTGAGAATGGTTTATAAACTGCAGGATCAGCTCAACAGAACCAGGGAAACGTATGAAAGACCGTCCGTGGTAAATCGTATTTCTTCATACCAAAGCCATGATTCTCATGACGGAAGATTTTATCATGGTTTGGATTACCCTAGTGAGGATGCAAATGCAAGCTACAGTCATGGCATCAACATGCACCAAAGGCGGCATAACTTTTCAGGGATAGCACCAGGCAACACACTCAATGTTGATCATCCTAGTTTCAATTGCTATCCACAAGAACAGCAACGCTTGGGAAATTTTCCTCCGCATTTTCCTTACCAGCGTGAAGATCTTTATAGGCCCCATTCGGCTCATAGCCGTGTCTTATCTCAGCATTCTTATCCTTCAAGTCCACAATGGTTAATGACCAAACACGTACACGGCCGTGAAACAAAATCTTGTGATCAGAGATACAGGGCCCCCGAGATGAGCTATAGTAGGGAAAAACCTAACGCTAGTAAGCGACATTACCGGCCAGTAGCAGGTGGAGCGCCGTTTGTCACTTGTCTTAAATGCTTAAAGCTTCTGCAACTTCCTGCAGATTTTCTTCTTTTCAAAAGAGTATGTCATAAGCTCAAATGTGGTGCATGTCAAGAGGTGCTTAAATTTTCTCTACATAATAGAATTCATATCGTTTCTTATGCTCCAAACACTGTTGGACTGCCATCAAGTGAACTTGAGGTACACAACATGCTGATAAACGGCATCAATTCTCATGCTGCAGACCCTGTGTCATATTCCGATGATTATGGTCATTCTGCTAGTAAAAGCTACTCCTCGGAAGGAGATCCTGTTTCTGTTGCACCGTTTCATCACTTGCGTGGTGGTGCACGGGGCAATCCAAGAGTCTCTCCCACTACCACTGAAGCTATAACAGCGAAAGAGAAAATCGCTTCAAGAGGACCTAGCACAAGTAAGACTCCGTCCGAAAAATCATCAGAAATAGAGGAACACGAGTCACAGCCAAAAACTTCAGCACTTCATCAACTCATGGGCTATTCCTCTCCAAGTCTAGTGATAAGAGGTGATTCATCCTCTGTTGAAGGGAAAAAGGCCATGCTCAGTGGAGAATATTAA